In one window of Polaromonas naphthalenivorans CJ2 DNA:
- a CDS encoding histidine triad nucleotide-binding protein, producing MSHSENCIFCKIAAGAIPSRKVYEDDDLFAFHDIHPWAPVHFLIIPKLHIPSMAQVGPEHAALLGRMMVLAPRLAVEQGCNPYPAGGFRTVINTGEEGGQEVHHLHMHVIGGPRPWLKG from the coding sequence ATGAGCCATTCTGAAAACTGCATTTTCTGCAAAATCGCCGCCGGCGCCATTCCCAGCCGCAAGGTGTACGAAGACGACGACTTGTTCGCCTTTCACGACATCCATCCCTGGGCGCCGGTGCATTTTTTGATCATTCCCAAACTGCATATCCCGTCGATGGCGCAGGTCGGACCCGAGCATGCGGCGCTGCTGGGACGGATGATGGTGCTGGCGCCCCGGCTGGCGGTGGAGCAGGGCTGCAATCCCTACCCGGCGGGCGGTTTTCGCACCGTGATCAATACCGGCGAAGAGGGCGGCCAGGAAGTGCATCACCTGCACATGCATGTGATTGGCGGCCCCCGGCCGTGGCTCAAGGGCTGA
- the hisD gene encoding histidinol dehydrogenase, producing the protein MNLLAIPARLSCLDATFEAQFKARLHWSADTDAHIEQRVADILADVQQRGDAAVLDYTARFDGLNAASMAELELTQAELKAAFESIPAAQREALQAAARRVRTYHEAQKKASGESWSYRDEDGTLLGQKVTPLDRVGIYVPGGKAAYPSSVLMNAIPAHVAGVGEIIMVVPTPRGEKNALVLAAAYVAGVTRAFTIGGAQAVAALAYGTATVPKVDKITGPGNAYVASAKKRVFGTVGIDMIAGPSEILVLADGTTPADWVAMDLFSQAEHDELAQSILLCPDAAYIDAVQEAINRLLPAMPRAGIIAKSLSDRGALIHTRSMEEACEISNRIAPEHLEVSSREPHRWEPLLRHAGAIFLGAYTSESLGDYCAGPNHVLPTSGTARFSSPLGVYDFQKRSSLIEVSEAGAQILGPIAAELAYGEGLQAHARAAELRLATVPDMRKPQ; encoded by the coding sequence ATGAATTTGCTAGCTATACCCGCCCGCCTGTCCTGTCTCGATGCCACATTCGAGGCTCAATTCAAGGCCAGGCTGCATTGGTCGGCCGATACCGACGCGCACATCGAGCAGCGGGTCGCCGACATCCTGGCCGACGTGCAGCAGCGCGGCGATGCAGCCGTGCTGGACTACACCGCGCGCTTTGACGGCCTGAACGCTGCTTCGATGGCCGAACTCGAACTCACGCAGGCCGAGCTGAAAGCCGCGTTCGAGTCGATTCCCGCCGCCCAGCGCGAAGCCCTGCAGGCCGCCGCCAGGCGCGTTCGGACGTACCACGAGGCGCAGAAAAAGGCCAGCGGCGAAAGCTGGAGCTACCGCGACGAGGACGGCACGCTGCTCGGCCAGAAGGTCACGCCGCTGGACCGCGTCGGCATCTACGTGCCCGGCGGCAAAGCGGCCTATCCGTCGTCGGTGCTGATGAACGCGATTCCCGCCCATGTGGCCGGCGTCGGCGAGATCATCATGGTCGTGCCGACGCCCAGGGGCGAGAAAAACGCCCTGGTGCTGGCCGCCGCCTACGTTGCCGGCGTGACGCGTGCCTTCACCATCGGCGGCGCGCAGGCCGTGGCCGCGCTGGCCTACGGCACGGCGACGGTTCCCAAGGTGGACAAGATCACCGGCCCCGGCAATGCCTATGTCGCCAGCGCCAAGAAGCGCGTGTTCGGCACGGTGGGCATCGACATGATTGCCGGGCCGTCCGAAATCCTGGTGCTGGCCGACGGCACGACGCCCGCCGACTGGGTGGCGATGGACCTGTTCAGCCAGGCCGAGCACGACGAGCTGGCGCAAAGCATTTTGCTGTGCCCCGACGCCGCCTATATCGACGCCGTGCAGGAAGCCATCAACCGCCTGCTGCCCGCCATGCCGCGCGCCGGGATCATCGCCAAATCGCTCAGCGACCGGGGCGCGCTGATCCATACGCGCAGCATGGAAGAGGCTTGCGAAATTTCCAACCGCATCGCGCCCGAGCACCTGGAAGTCTCCAGCCGTGAGCCGCACCGCTGGGAGCCGCTGCTGCGCCACGCTGGCGCGATTTTCCTTGGCGCCTACACCAGCGAAAGCCTGGGCGACTACTGCGCCGGCCCGAACCATGTGCTGCCGACCAGCGGCACGGCGCGCTTTTCGAGTCCGCTGGGGGTTTACGACTTCCAGAAGCGCTCCAGCCTGATCGAGGTCAGCGAAGCCGGCGCGCAAATCCTCGGCCCGATTGCCGCTGAACTCGCCTATGGCGAAGGCCTGCAGGCGCATGCCCGCGCCGCCGAACTGCGCCTCGCCACCGTGCCCGACATGAGAAAACCCCAATAA
- the hisG gene encoding ATP phosphoribosyltransferase, whose amino-acid sequence MITLALSKGRIFDDILPLLRTAGIEVLDDPEKSRKLILGTNQPDLRVVLVRATDVPTYVQYGGADIGVVGKDTLLESGSQGLYQPLDLQIAKCRISVAVRQGFDYAAAVKQGSRLKVATKYVAISRDFFATKGVHVDLIKLYGSMELAPLTGLADAIVDLVSTGSTLKANHLIEVERIMDISSHLVVNQTALKLKQAPIRKLIDAFSLACAQAAAKQ is encoded by the coding sequence ATGATCACGCTCGCGCTCTCCAAGGGCCGCATCTTCGACGACATCCTGCCGCTGCTTAGAACGGCTGGCATCGAGGTGCTTGACGACCCGGAAAAGTCCCGCAAGCTGATCCTGGGCACCAACCAGCCCGACCTGCGCGTGGTGCTGGTGCGCGCCACCGACGTGCCGACCTATGTGCAGTACGGCGGCGCCGACATCGGCGTGGTCGGCAAGGACACGTTGCTCGAATCGGGCAGCCAGGGCCTGTACCAGCCACTCGACCTGCAGATCGCCAAATGCCGCATCAGCGTGGCGGTGCGCCAGGGATTCGACTACGCGGCAGCGGTCAAGCAGGGTTCGCGCCTGAAGGTGGCGACGAAATACGTGGCCATTTCGCGCGACTTTTTCGCCACCAAGGGCGTTCACGTTGATTTGATCAAGCTCTACGGCAGCATGGAACTGGCGCCGCTGACCGGCCTGGCCGACGCGATTGTCGATCTGGTCTCGACCGGCAGCACGCTCAAGGCCAACCATTTGATCGAGGTCGAGCGCATCATGGACATCAGCTCGCACCTGGTCGTGAACCAGACCGCGCTCAAGCTCAAGCAGGCGCCGATTCGCAAGCTGATCGATGCCTTCTCCCTGGCCTGTGCGCAGGCCGCTGCAAAACAGTAA
- the hisI gene encoding phosphoribosyl-AMP cyclohydrolase, whose product MNWLDTVRWDDKGLVPVIAQEAASGDVLMFAWMNREALQKTAELGQAVYFSRSRGRLWHKGEESGHLQTVHEIRLDCDSDVVLLKVTQLGHEPGIACHTGRHSCFFSLYKDGQWVATEPVLKDPASIYK is encoded by the coding sequence ATGAATTGGTTAGATACGGTCCGTTGGGACGACAAGGGCTTGGTGCCCGTCATTGCGCAGGAAGCCGCCAGCGGCGACGTGCTGATGTTTGCCTGGATGAACCGCGAGGCGCTGCAAAAAACCGCCGAACTGGGCCAGGCGGTGTATTTCAGCCGTTCGCGCGGCCGCCTGTGGCACAAGGGCGAGGAGTCCGGCCACCTGCAGACGGTGCATGAAATCCGGCTTGACTGCGACAGCGACGTGGTGCTGCTCAAGGTGACACAGCTCGGTCACGAACCTGGAATAGCCTGCCATACCGGCCGCCACAGCTGCTTTTTCAGCCTTTACAAGGACGGCCAGTGGGTCGCGACCGAGCCGGTCTTGAAAGACCCCGCCAGCATCTACAAATAA
- the hisC gene encoding histidinol-phosphate transaminase produces MTAPDSTLDPKLKKLIRQDVQSMHAYAIQESSGMVKLDAMENPHRLPAGLQAELGQRLGALALNRYPDGRVNDLRRALADYAQMPEGFDIMLGNGSDELIALLALACDVPGGSVLAPLPGFVMYAMSAQLQGLKFIGVDLTPDFELDEAAMLAAIAEHKPSITYLAYPNNPTANLWDDAVIENIINAVGEQGGLVVIDEAYQPFASKSYAGRMARHSHVLLMRTLSKFGLAGVRLGYMMGPKALIAEIDKVRPPYNISVLNYECALFALEHREVFAAQAQDVVAQRAVLFNALSALPGVKAWHSDANMILIRVPDAARAFEGLRNRKVLIKNISKMHPLLANCLRLTVGTAEENAQLLAALEPSL; encoded by the coding sequence ATGACCGCGCCTGATTCAACACTCGACCCGAAACTCAAAAAACTGATCCGCCAGGATGTGCAGTCGATGCACGCCTACGCCATCCAGGAGTCAAGCGGCATGGTCAAGCTCGACGCGATGGAAAATCCGCACCGGCTGCCCGCTGGTCTGCAGGCCGAACTCGGCCAGCGGCTGGGCGCGCTGGCGCTGAACCGCTATCCGGACGGCCGCGTCAACGACCTGCGCCGCGCGCTGGCCGACTATGCGCAGATGCCCGAGGGCTTCGACATCATGCTGGGCAATGGCTCGGACGAGCTGATCGCGCTGCTGGCGCTGGCCTGCGACGTGCCGGGCGGATCGGTGCTGGCGCCGCTGCCGGGTTTTGTGATGTACGCGATGAGCGCGCAGCTGCAGGGCCTCAAATTTATCGGCGTCGATCTGACGCCGGACTTTGAACTCGACGAAGCCGCGATGCTGGCTGCCATTGCTGAACACAAGCCGTCCATCACCTACCTGGCCTATCCGAACAACCCGACGGCCAACCTGTGGGACGACGCGGTGATCGAGAACATCATCAACGCTGTGGGTGAGCAGGGCGGGCTGGTCGTGATCGACGAGGCCTACCAGCCGTTTGCCAGCAAGAGCTATGCGGGCCGCATGGCCCGGCACAGCCATGTGCTGCTGATGCGCACGCTGAGCAAGTTCGGCCTGGCCGGCGTGCGCCTGGGCTACATGATGGGGCCGAAAGCCTTGATTGCCGAAATCGACAAGGTGCGCCCGCCCTACAACATCAGCGTGCTCAACTACGAATGCGCGCTGTTTGCGCTGGAGCACCGCGAGGTGTTCGCCGCGCAGGCGCAGGACGTGGTCGCCCAGCGCGCCGTGCTGTTCAACGCACTCAGCGCCTTGCCCGGCGTCAAGGCCTGGCACAGCGACGCCAACATGATTTTGATCCGCGTACCCGATGCGGCCCGCGCCTTTGAAGGCTTGCGAAATCGCAAGGTGCTGATCAAAAATATTTCTAAAATGCATCCTCTGCTCGCCAATTGTTTGCGCCTGACCGTCGGCACCGCCGAAGAAAACGCACAACTGCTGGCCGCGCTTGAACCATCCCTATGA
- a CDS encoding DUF4870 family protein, whose amino-acid sequence MRDDIVTIEPDEGLRTWGWVSYLLHLVVAVAAVLPGAQVSIALLVVALVIDLVKKGDAANTWQASHFSWRIRSVLWAGVLYLLTSWLWLLFIVPGWIAWGLISIWFLYRIVKGMVRMNAGRSVETA is encoded by the coding sequence ATGCGCGATGACATCGTGACGATAGAGCCCGACGAAGGGCTCAGAACCTGGGGCTGGGTCAGCTACCTGCTGCACCTGGTGGTCGCGGTGGCGGCGGTGCTGCCGGGCGCCCAGGTTTCCATCGCCCTGCTGGTGGTGGCGCTGGTGATCGACCTGGTCAAGAAGGGCGACGCCGCCAACACCTGGCAGGCCTCGCACTTCAGCTGGCGGATTCGTTCGGTGCTGTGGGCGGGCGTGCTGTACCTGCTGACTTCCTGGCTGTGGCTGCTGTTCATCGTTCCGGGCTGGATCGCCTGGGGCCTGATTTCGATCTGGTTCCTTTACCGTATTGTCAAAGGCATGGTGCGCATGAACGCCGGCCGTTCCGTGGAGACCGCATGA
- a CDS encoding phosphoribosyl-ATP diphosphatase has product MNSNDTLERLASIIESRKPGHGGDPEKSYVARLLHKGPDAFLKKIGEEATETVMAAKDIDHGGPTPELNGKLVGEVADLWFHSLIALAHYNLRPADVLAELERREGTSGIEEKALRKAQHREAIND; this is encoded by the coding sequence ATGAATTCCAACGACACGCTTGAGCGTCTGGCCTCCATCATCGAAAGCCGCAAGCCCGGCCATGGCGGCGACCCTGAAAAAAGCTATGTGGCGCGCCTGCTGCACAAGGGCCCAGACGCCTTTTTGAAGAAAATTGGCGAGGAAGCCACCGAAACCGTGATGGCCGCCAAGGACATCGACCATGGCGGCCCTACGCCCGAGCTGAACGGCAAGCTGGTCGGCGAAGTGGCCGACCTGTGGTTTCACAGCTTGATTGCGCTGGCGCATTACAACCTGCGCCCCGCCGATGTGCTGGCCGAGCTGGAGCGCCGCGAAGGCACCAGCGGCATCGAGGAAAAGGCGCTGCGCAAGGCGCAGCACCGGGAAGCCATCAACGACTGA
- the hisH gene encoding imidazole glycerol phosphate synthase subunit HisH, producing the protein MSNLKTVAVVDYGSGNLRSVSQAVRHVVQGTGYEVLVTSNPQDVLNAERVVLPGQGAMHDCMLALEHSGMLGAVLHAASHKPLFGVCVGMQMLLDNSHEGLDGAPTPGLGLIHGEVVKFDLAGQLQPDGSRFKVPQMGWNQVYQSRPDGVQAHPVWAGVPDGSYFYFVHSFYACPSDARHIAGEADYGGRFAAAIARDNIFATQFHPEKSADQGLALYRNFLHWNP; encoded by the coding sequence ATGTCCAATTTGAAAACGGTGGCAGTGGTCGATTACGGTTCAGGCAACCTGCGTTCAGTTTCGCAGGCGGTCCGGCATGTGGTGCAGGGCACTGGCTACGAGGTGCTGGTCACGTCGAACCCGCAGGACGTGCTGAATGCCGAACGCGTCGTGCTGCCCGGCCAGGGCGCCATGCACGACTGCATGCTGGCGCTGGAACACTCCGGCATGCTGGGCGCCGTGCTGCACGCCGCCAGCCACAAGCCGCTGTTTGGCGTGTGCGTCGGCATGCAGATGCTGCTCGACAACAGCCATGAGGGGCTGGACGGCGCGCCCACGCCCGGCCTGGGGCTGATCCACGGCGAGGTCGTCAAGTTCGACCTGGCCGGACAACTCCAGCCCGACGGCAGCCGCTTCAAGGTGCCGCAAATGGGCTGGAACCAGGTTTACCAGTCGCGCCCGGACGGTGTGCAGGCCCATCCGGTGTGGGCCGGCGTGCCCGATGGCTCGTATTTCTACTTTGTGCACAGCTTTTACGCCTGTCCGTCTGATGCGCGCCACATCGCTGGCGAGGCGGACTATGGCGGGCGCTTTGCAGCGGCGATAGCGCGCGATAATATTTTTGCCACCCAGTTTCACCCCGAGAAAAGTGCTGACCAGGGGCTGGCGCTGTACCGTAATTTCCTGCACTGGAATCCCTGA
- the hisF gene encoding imidazole glycerol phosphate synthase subunit HisF has protein sequence MLAKRIIPCLDVTGGRVVKGVNFVELRDAGDPVEIAARYNDQGADELTFLDITATSDGRDLILHIIEAVASQVFIPLTVGGGVRTVEDVRRLLNAGADKTSFNSAALANPQVITDASAKYGAQCIVVAIDAKRRSDEDALLRGAGWDVYSHGGRKNTGLDAVAWAVEMAQRGAGEILLTSMNRDGTKSGFDLELTRAVSDAVSVPVIASGGVGNLDHLADGVQLGGADAVLAASIFHYGEYTVAQAKRHMASRGIPVRL, from the coding sequence ATGCTCGCCAAACGCATCATTCCCTGCTTGGACGTCACCGGCGGCCGGGTCGTCAAGGGCGTCAATTTCGTCGAACTGCGCGATGCCGGCGATCCGGTGGAGATTGCCGCCCGCTACAACGACCAGGGCGCCGACGAGCTGACCTTCCTCGATATCACCGCCACCAGCGACGGGCGCGATTTGATTTTGCACATCATCGAGGCCGTGGCCTCGCAGGTGTTCATTCCGCTGACGGTCGGCGGCGGCGTGCGCACGGTCGAGGACGTGCGCCGGCTGCTCAACGCGGGTGCCGACAAGACCAGCTTCAACTCGGCCGCGCTGGCCAATCCGCAGGTCATCACCGACGCCTCGGCCAAATACGGCGCCCAGTGCATCGTGGTGGCGATTGACGCCAAGCGCCGCAGCGACGAGGATGCCCTGCTGCGCGGTGCGGGCTGGGATGTGTACAGCCACGGCGGGCGCAAGAACACCGGGCTGGACGCCGTGGCCTGGGCCGTTGAGATGGCGCAGCGCGGCGCGGGCGAAATCCTGCTGACCAGCATGAACCGCGACGGCACCAAGTCGGGCTTCGACCTGGAACTGACGCGCGCGGTGAGCGATGCCGTCAGCGTGCCGGTGATCGCCTCGGGCGGCGTCGGCAACCTCGACCATCTGGCCGACGGCGTGCAGCTGGGCGGTGCCGATGCGGTGCTGGCGGCCAGCATTTTTCACTACGGCGAATACACCGTCGCTCAAGCCAAGCGCCACATGGCCAGTCGCGGCATTCCGGTTCGGCTCTGA
- a CDS encoding ABC transporter permease, producing the protein MTGWQTLFYKEVLRFWKVGFQTVGAPVLTAVLYMLIFGHVLQGQALVYGKVTYTAFLVPGLVMMSVLQNSFANSSSSLIQSKIMGSLVFVLLTPLSHWDWFWAYVGSSVVRGLLVGAGVFVVTVYFGQPGFVAPLWIVVFAVLGSAMLGALGVIAGLWAEKFDQMATFQNFIIMPMTFLSGVFYSIHSLPPFWQKVSHLNPFFYMIDGFRYGFFGVSDVSPWLSLGLVLTAFFIISAVAVNMLRTGYKIRH; encoded by the coding sequence ATGACCGGCTGGCAAACGCTTTTCTACAAGGAAGTCCTGCGCTTCTGGAAGGTTGGTTTCCAGACCGTCGGCGCTCCCGTGCTGACGGCCGTGCTCTACATGCTGATCTTCGGCCATGTGCTGCAGGGGCAGGCGCTGGTGTATGGCAAGGTGACTTACACCGCTTTCCTGGTGCCCGGCCTGGTGATGATGAGCGTGCTGCAAAACTCCTTCGCCAACAGCTCCTCGTCGCTGATCCAGAGCAAGATCATGGGCAGCCTGGTGTTTGTACTGCTCACGCCGCTGTCGCACTGGGACTGGTTCTGGGCCTATGTGGGCTCGTCGGTGGTGCGCGGCCTGCTGGTCGGCGCCGGCGTGTTCGTGGTGACGGTGTATTTCGGCCAGCCCGGTTTCGTGGCGCCGCTCTGGATCGTGGTGTTTGCCGTGCTGGGCTCGGCCATGCTGGGCGCGCTGGGCGTGATTGCCGGCTTGTGGGCCGAGAAATTCGACCAGATGGCGACCTTCCAGAACTTCATCATCATGCCGATGACTTTTCTGAGCGGCGTGTTTTATTCCATCCACTCGCTGCCGCCGTTCTGGCAGAAGGTCAGCCACCTGAACCCGTTTTTCTACATGATCGACGGTTTTCGCTACGGCTTTTTTGGCGTCAGCGACGTTTCGCCCTGGCTCAGCCTGGGCCTGGTGCTGACGGCATTTTTCATCATTAGCGCCGTGGCGGTCAACATGCTGCGCACCGGCTATAAGATCAGGCATTGA
- the hisA gene encoding 1-(5-phosphoribosyl)-5-[(5-phosphoribosylamino)methylideneamino]imidazole-4-carboxamide isomerase: MLLIPAIDLKDGHCVRLKQGDMDQSTIFSEDPAAMARNWVDKGARRLHLVDLNGAFAGKPKNEAAIKRILAEVGSEIDVQLGGGIRDLDTIERYLDAGLRYVIIGTAAVKNPGFLQDACTAFGGHIIVGLDAKDGRVATDGWSKLTGHEVVDLAKKFQDYGVESIIYTDIGRDGMLSGINIQATVKLAQALTIPVIASGGLSNMADIDALCAVEDEGVQGVICGRSIYSGDLDFEAAQERADELNG; this comes from the coding sequence ATGCTACTCATCCCCGCGATTGACCTCAAAGACGGTCACTGCGTCCGCCTGAAACAAGGCGACATGGACCAGTCCACCATTTTCAGTGAAGACCCGGCGGCCATGGCGCGCAACTGGGTTGACAAGGGGGCGCGCCGGCTGCACCTGGTCGATCTGAACGGCGCGTTCGCGGGCAAGCCCAAGAATGAAGCGGCCATCAAGCGCATCCTGGCCGAGGTGGGCAGCGAAATCGACGTGCAGCTGGGCGGCGGGATTCGCGACCTGGACACCATCGAGCGCTACCTTGATGCCGGCCTGCGCTACGTCATCATCGGCACCGCCGCCGTGAAGAACCCGGGCTTCCTGCAGGACGCCTGCACCGCCTTTGGCGGCCACATCATCGTCGGGCTGGACGCCAAAGACGGCCGCGTCGCCACCGACGGCTGGAGCAAGCTGACCGGGCATGAAGTGGTCGATCTGGCCAAGAAATTTCAGGACTACGGCGTCGAGTCCATCATCTACACCGACATCGGCCGCGACGGGATGCTCAGCGGCATCAACATCCAGGCCACCGTCAAGCTCGCGCAAGCGCTGACGATCCCGGTGATCGCCTCGGGCGGCCTGTCGAACATGGCCGACATCGACGCGCTGTGCGCCGTCGAGGACGAGGGCGTGCAGGGCGTGATCTGCGGCCGCTCGATCTACAGCGGCGACCTGGATTTTGAAGCGGCTCAAGAGCGCGCTGACGAACTCAACGGCTAG
- a CDS encoding BolA family protein, translating into MTSEELQTIIAAGLPCSHLELSGDGRHWYATIVSSAFEGQRLIQRHQRVYATLGGRLQSDEVHALSMKTYTPAEWAANSAQ; encoded by the coding sequence ATGACCAGCGAAGAACTTCAAACCATCATTGCCGCAGGCCTGCCCTGCTCCCACCTCGAACTGTCCGGCGACGGCCGGCACTGGTATGCCACCATCGTGTCCAGCGCTTTCGAGGGCCAGCGCCTGATCCAGCGTCACCAGCGCGTCTATGCCACGCTGGGCGGACGCCTGCAGAGCGACGAGGTTCATGCCCTGTCGATGAAAACCTACACGCCCGCCGAATGGGCCGCCAACAGCGCGCAATAA
- the murA gene encoding UDP-N-acetylglucosamine 1-carboxyvinyltransferase, with protein sequence MDKLRIKGGKSLAGSVDISGAKNAALPELCAALLTAETVTLQNVPGLQDVATMLKLIRNMGVEAERSAHAPGTVILNAGPLSSPEAPYELVKTMRASVLALGPLLARFGEATVSLPGGCAIGSRPVDQHIKGLQAMGADIIVEHGYMLARLPKGQTRLKGAAITTDMVTVTGTENFLMAATLAEGETILENAAQEPEIGDLAEMLIKMGAKIEGHGSRRIRIQGVERLHGCTHQVVADRIETGTFLCAVAAAGGDVVLNHGRADHLEVVIEKLREAGATVTAGEGFIRIQASGRMKAQSFRTTEYPGFPTDMQAQFMALNAIAQGTSTVTETIFENRFMHVNEMVRLGAKIQIEGKVCVINGVEQLSGATVMATDLRASASLVIAGLVASGETFVERIYHLDRGYDQMEAKLRGIGADIERMKA encoded by the coding sequence ATGGACAAATTACGCATCAAGGGCGGCAAGTCCCTGGCCGGCTCGGTCGATATCTCGGGCGCCAAAAATGCAGCCCTGCCAGAACTGTGCGCGGCTTTGCTGACCGCCGAAACGGTCACGCTGCAAAATGTTCCCGGCCTGCAGGACGTGGCCACCATGCTCAAGCTGATCCGCAACATGGGTGTCGAGGCCGAGCGCAGTGCCCATGCACCCGGCACCGTCATCCTCAATGCCGGCCCGCTGAGTTCGCCCGAAGCGCCTTACGAGCTGGTCAAGACCATGCGCGCTTCGGTGCTGGCGCTGGGACCGCTGCTGGCGCGCTTTGGCGAGGCGACGGTGTCGCTGCCCGGCGGCTGCGCCATCGGTTCGCGGCCGGTGGACCAGCACATCAAGGGCCTGCAGGCGATGGGGGCTGACATCATCGTCGAGCACGGCTACATGCTGGCCAGGCTGCCCAAAGGCCAGACACGCCTCAAAGGCGCGGCCATCACGACCGACATGGTGACGGTCACCGGCACCGAGAATTTCCTGATGGCCGCCACGCTGGCCGAGGGCGAAACCATTCTCGAAAACGCGGCGCAGGAGCCCGAGATCGGCGACCTGGCCGAGATGCTCATCAAGATGGGCGCCAAGATCGAAGGCCACGGCAGCCGGCGCATCCGTATCCAGGGCGTTGAACGGCTGCACGGCTGCACCCACCAGGTGGTGGCCGACCGCATTGAAACCGGCACCTTTCTGTGCGCCGTGGCGGCGGCGGGCGGCGACGTAGTGCTCAACCATGGCCGCGCCGACCACCTTGAAGTGGTGATTGAAAAGCTGCGCGAAGCCGGCGCGACGGTCACGGCCGGTGAAGGCTTCATCCGCATCCAGGCCAGCGGCCGCATGAAGGCCCAGTCATTCCGCACCACCGAATACCCGGGTTTCCCGACCGACATGCAGGCCCAGTTCATGGCGCTCAACGCCATCGCGCAGGGCACCAGCACGGTGACTGAGACGATTTTTGAAAACCGCTTCATGCACGTCAACGAAATGGTGCGCCTGGGCGCGAAGATCCAGATCGAAGGCAAGGTCTGCGTCATCAACGGCGTTGAACAGCTGTCGGGCGCCACCGTGATGGCCACCGACCTGCGCGCCTCGGCCAGCCTGGTGATTGCCGGCCTGGTCGCCAGCGGTGAAACCTTTGTCGAACGCATCTACCACCTCGACCGGGGCTATGACCAGATGGAAGCCAAGCTGCGCGGCATTGGCGCCGACATTGAACGGATGAAAGCATGA
- the tatA gene encoding Sec-independent protein translocase subunit TatA, with amino-acid sequence MGGFSIWHWLIVLLIVVMVFGTKKLRNMGSDLGGAVKGFKDGMKDGGQSPADEKPVVPASQVTNAQAADKAERNTIDVEARQKS; translated from the coding sequence ATGGGTGGATTTTCAATTTGGCACTGGTTGATCGTGCTGTTGATCGTGGTGATGGTGTTCGGAACCAAGAAGCTGCGCAACATGGGCAGCGACCTCGGCGGCGCCGTCAAGGGCTTCAAGGACGGCATGAAAGATGGCGGGCAATCTCCTGCTGACGAAAAACCGGTGGTTCCGGCCAGCCAGGTCACCAATGCCCAAGCGGCTGACAAGGCCGAGCGCAACACGATTGACGTCGAAGCCCGGCAAAAGTCCTGA
- the hisB gene encoding imidazoleglycerol-phosphate dehydratase HisB has product MTTSTAASLPAPRTAEVSRNTAETKITVKLNLDGTGQASLSTGIGFFDHMLDQIARHGLIDLDIHAVGDLHIDGHHTVEDVGITLGQAVAQAVGDKKGLRRYGHAYVPLDEALSRVVVDFSGRPGLVMNVPFKSGMIGTFDSQLAYEFFQGFVNHAFVTLHIDNLKGENAHHQAETVFKAFARALRMALEIDPRAANVIPSTKGSL; this is encoded by the coding sequence ATGACGACCTCCACTGCTGCCTCCTTGCCTGCTCCGCGCACTGCTGAAGTTTCGCGCAACACCGCCGAAACCAAAATCACCGTCAAGCTCAACCTCGACGGCACCGGCCAGGCCAGCCTGTCAACGGGCATCGGCTTTTTTGACCACATGCTCGACCAGATTGCCCGCCACGGGCTGATCGACCTCGACATTCACGCCGTCGGCGACCTGCACATCGACGGCCACCACACGGTCGAGGATGTCGGCATCACGCTCGGGCAGGCCGTGGCCCAGGCGGTTGGCGACAAAAAGGGACTGCGCCGCTACGGCCACGCCTATGTGCCGCTCGATGAAGCGCTGTCGCGCGTGGTCGTCGATTTTTCGGGCCGCCCGGGTCTGGTCATGAATGTCCCTTTTAAAAGCGGAATGATCGGCACCTTTGACAGCCAGCTGGCCTACGAATTCTTCCAGGGCTTCGTGAACCATGCGTTTGTCACGCTGCATATCGACAACCTCAAGGGCGAAAACGCCCATCACCAGGCCGAAACCGTGTTCAAGGCCTTTGCCCGCGCCTTGCGCATGGCGCTGGAAATCGATCCGCGTGCCGCCAACGTGATTCCTTCGACCAAGGGCTCGCTGTAA